The Acidobacteriota bacterium genome includes a window with the following:
- a CDS encoding helix-turn-helix transcriptional regulator — protein MSSQSLPESTPTIDLRIAPQEIEALARAAARSKTQQETIGERLARLRRERGLTQADVAERLGIVQPVVSDYERGELRLHGQLIIELTRILGVTADELLGLGGSKRNGSVKNRRWLKRMQQLERLPKRDQEALVRTIDAFLDRAR, from the coding sequence ATGAGCAGCCAGAGCCTCCCAGAATCCACTCCTACAATCGACCTGCGGATCGCACCGCAGGAGATCGAGGCCTTGGCTCGCGCAGCGGCACGGAGCAAAACCCAGCAAGAGACCATCGGCGAGCGCTTGGCACGCCTGCGCCGCGAGCGTGGCCTGACCCAGGCCGACGTCGCCGAGCGGCTCGGAATCGTCCAGCCCGTCGTCTCCGACTACGAGCGCGGCGAGCTGCGGCTGCACGGCCAGCTGATCATCGAGCTGACCCGAATCCTCGGTGTGACCGCGGACGAGCTGCTGGGCCTCGGGGGCTCGAAACGCAACGGCTCGGTCAAGAATCGCCGCTGGCTGAAACGCATGCAGCAGCTCGAGCGCCTGCCCAAACGCGACCAAGAGGCGCTTGTGCGCACGATCGATGCGTTTCTCGACAGAGCGCGCTGA
- a CDS encoding RHS repeat-associated core domain-containing protein, with protein sequence DARNTTLNQNPASAPASRNLQYVHRDHLGSTRLMTDENGIEIGRWKYFPFGMGATVEESGDQRMKFTGHERDGEVELDYMLARYYGANLGRFLSVDPVQGTPEDPQSWNLYPYVTNNPLRFNDPTGEDGNDVANWIDDKVGTITSSVQASVGSGVVGVLVDAAVSTAGDLVSGTADLLRVGASTGEAIGSGANGEGVVRAVAEDVGRASGLALAMAAPANAALRGSGAAAAETPAANAGVAGGRITGHTKHGLNQAISRDGGRGVSPRAMLDAAKNPVETVGQSGGRTKYVGKDATVVTNKDGKVITTHANNRNGVRDPLRK encoded by the coding sequence CGACGCCCGCAACACCACCCTGAACCAGAACCCCGCCTCGGCCCCCGCCTCCCGCAACCTCCAGTACGTCCACCGCGACCACCTCGGCAGCACCCGGTTGATGACCGACGAGAACGGCATCGAGATCGGCCGCTGGAAGTACTTCCCGTTCGGGATGGGGGCGACGGTGGAGGAGAGCGGGGATCAGCGGATGAAGTTTACGGGGCATGAGAGGGATGGGGAGGTTGAGCTGGACTACATGTTGGCGAGGTACTATGGAGCCAACCTTGGTAGATTCCTCAGCGTTGATCCCGTTCAAGGCACGCCAGAGGACCCACAATCCTGGAATCTGTATCCGTACGTCACGAACAACCCACTTCGATTCAACGACCCGACTGGAGAAGACGGAAACGACGTCGCCAACTGGATTGACGACAAGGTCGGCACGATCACGAGTAGCGTGCAGGCGAGTGTCGGATCGGGCGTGGTCGGTGTCTTGGTAGATGCGGCGGTGTCGACAGCCGGCGATCTCGTGTCGGGAACTGCAGACCTTCTCCGTGTAGGGGCATCAACAGGCGAAGCGATCGGCTCGGGAGCCAATGGCGAGGGCGTTGTGCGCGCGGTCGCCGAGGACGTTGGCCGGGCATCAGGATTGGCTTTAGCGATGGCTGCACCCGCGAATGCCGCACTGCGCGGAAGCGGGGCAGCTGCCGCGGAAACACCTGCGGCCAATGCCGGAGTAGCGGGCGGTAGGATCACTGGTCACACCAAGCACGGGTTGAATCAAGCCATTAGTCGAGATGGCGGTCGCGGCGTCTCGCCTCGAGCAATGCTCGATGCTGCTAAGAATCCCGTGGAAACCGTGGGCCAATCCGGAGGTCGAACCAAGTACGTCGGCAAAGACGCCACCGTCGTCACAAACAAGGACGGAAAGGTCATCACCACTCACGCAAACAACCGGAATGGCGTGCGGGATCCGTTGAGGAAATAG